A stretch of the Marivirga tractuosa DSM 4126 genome encodes the following:
- a CDS encoding nucleotidyltransferase family protein, whose product MTSEQLYSKLTSLKTELKEKYSVEQLAIFGSYAKGMQKPESDIDILVSFKKPIGWSFFDLQDYLESQLGKKVDLVTPNALKELIKQNILDEAHYL is encoded by the coding sequence ATGACTTCTGAACAATTGTATTCAAAGCTTACTTCCTTAAAAACTGAGTTAAAAGAAAAATATTCAGTTGAGCAATTAGCCATTTTTGGTTCTTATGCTAAGGGTATGCAAAAACCAGAATCGGATATTGATATATTAGTTTCATTTAAAAAACCAATTGGATGGTCATTTTTTGATTTACAAGATTATTTGGAAAGTCAACTTGGAAAAAAAGTAGATTTAGTTACCCCCAATGCTTTAAAAGAATTGATAAAACAAAATATTCTTGATGAAGCCCATTACCTATGA
- a CDS encoding ABC transporter ATP-binding protein, with protein sequence MTDTAISVQGLGKQYIIGHKKEGDFRHAIGNKLRNIFKPDASEKEVFWALKDIDFEIKKGEAVGIIGRNGAGKSTLLKILSRITDPSTGRFEINGRVSSLLEVGTGFHPELSGRENIYLNGTILGMKRAEIRQKFDEIVDFSGVEKFLDTPVKHYSSGMKVRLAFSVAAHLEPEILIVDEVLAVGDAEFQKKCLGKMDQVTKTDGRTIVFVSHNMGAVQNLCSRGVYLKDGLMEFKGGIEATLENYMFSVNNQIKSSEWINDKESDSVIHLKRCKIKLIGKQPNLILEINTEIASNKKHNKLFVAYDITSASGTPIFQSIPIQTPFIEYNLSLQIVTSKIELPKLIPGLYSVSVWFGEHFSRGVLWEKEIVNFEIENSPELNRTYPHNHKNGFLIEKSDVTITQK encoded by the coding sequence ATGACAGACACCGCCATCAGCGTACAAGGCTTAGGCAAGCAATACATCATCGGCCATAAAAAAGAAGGAGACTTCCGGCATGCCATTGGCAATAAACTAAGAAATATTTTCAAACCCGATGCCAGCGAAAAAGAAGTCTTTTGGGCACTAAAAGATATCGACTTTGAAATTAAGAAGGGTGAAGCAGTAGGCATTATTGGCAGAAACGGAGCAGGAAAAAGTACACTCTTAAAAATACTCAGTCGCATTACCGATCCTAGTACAGGCCGCTTTGAAATTAACGGGCGAGTTTCTTCTCTACTTGAAGTCGGCACTGGTTTTCACCCAGAACTTTCAGGTAGAGAGAACATCTACCTCAACGGCACCATCTTGGGTATGAAGCGAGCCGAAATCAGGCAAAAATTTGACGAGATAGTGGACTTTAGCGGTGTAGAAAAGTTTTTGGATACCCCTGTAAAGCACTACAGCTCCGGCATGAAAGTACGTCTAGCTTTTTCAGTTGCTGCCCACTTGGAACCCGAAATTCTCATTGTAGATGAAGTACTGGCAGTAGGGGATGCCGAATTTCAAAAGAAGTGCTTGGGTAAAATGGATCAAGTAACCAAAACCGATGGAAGAACAATTGTTTTTGTAAGTCATAATATGGGTGCAGTACAGAATTTATGTAGTAGGGGGGTATATTTAAAAGATGGCTTAATGGAGTTTAAGGGTGGAATAGAAGCCACTTTGGAAAATTATATGTTTTCAGTAAATAACCAAATTAAATCTAGCGAGTGGATTAATGATAAAGAATCAGATTCAGTAATTCACCTTAAGAGATGCAAAATTAAATTGATAGGAAAACAGCCAAATTTAATTTTAGAAATTAATACAGAGATAGCTTCAAATAAAAAACATAATAAATTATTTGTAGCATATGATATCACATCGGCAAGTGGCACACCCATATTTCAATCAATACCTATTCAAACACCGTTTATTGAATATAATTTATCATTGCAAATTGTAACTTCAAAAATTGAATTACCTAAACTAATTCCGGGGTTATATTCTGTTTCTGTTTGGTTTGGGGAGCACTTTTCAAGAGGAGTACTTTGGGAAAAAGAAATAGTAAATTTTGAAATAGAGAATTCCCCAGAATTAAATAGAACCTACCCACATAACCATAAGAATGGATTTTTAATAGAAAAATCAGATGTCACAATCACTCAGAAATAA
- a CDS encoding TylF/MycF/NovP-related O-methyltransferase, whose translation MSQSLRNKINSLLLIINIQLIRVKPIEKIADKLFNKYRQYTMVPLITFKDNLTLIEDHVHKKDGIVVECGVWRGGMAAAIGEILPNKKFFLFDSFEGLPEVQEIDGKAANEWQSNKESIRYRDNCKAEMYEAETAMKKARANFQLVKGWFNQTLPDFKFDDKIDLLRLDGDWYDSTMDCFVNLYPKVKKGGLIIIDDYFAWDGCSRATHDYLSQIKSESRIQMSKNGVCYIIKKD comes from the coding sequence ATGTCACAATCACTCAGAAATAAGATTAATTCATTATTGCTAATAATTAATATTCAATTAATTAGAGTTAAGCCTATAGAAAAAATTGCTGATAAATTATTTAATAAATATCGTCAATATACTATGGTTCCTCTAATTACTTTTAAGGATAATTTGACCTTGATAGAGGATCATGTTCATAAAAAAGATGGTATAGTTGTGGAATGTGGCGTATGGAGAGGTGGAATGGCTGCTGCCATAGGTGAAATTTTACCAAATAAGAAATTCTTTTTATTTGACAGTTTTGAAGGCTTGCCAGAAGTACAAGAGATTGATGGAAAAGCAGCAAATGAATGGCAAAGCAATAAGGAAAGTATCAGGTATAGAGATAATTGCAAAGCAGAGATGTATGAAGCAGAAACAGCAATGAAAAAGGCAAGGGCTAATTTTCAATTAGTAAAAGGATGGTTTAATCAAACGCTTCCTGATTTTAAATTTGATGATAAAATAGACTTGTTACGTTTAGATGGTGATTGGTATGATTCAACAATGGATTGTTTTGTAAATTTATATCCTAAGGTTAAAAAAGGAGGGCTTATAATAATAGATGATTATTTTGCATGGGATGGATGTTCCAGAGCTACCCATGATTATTTAAGTCAAATTAAATCAGAATCTAGGATTCAAATGAGTAAAAACGGAGTTTGTTATATTATTAAAAAGGATTAG
- a CDS encoding class I SAM-dependent methyltransferase: MNQIEVKHFYDSFKNKLINDFLAPNIRIENAIKLAIKNIPKSSKSVLDLGFGLGWSSYEIAKHFPEAQINGFDISEELTRTAKDLFKVSNLSYKSMDLTQFFPKGSFDAIVLLDVFEHIPVSARETFYVNIQNSLSEQGRVILTCPTIFHQNYLRKNNPAGLQPVDENVDLNVILDFASKTETNLAHFEYLNIWNSRDYFFAIIERPYKYHTSHINQYEKKINLLDFYSKYSLLKVSNLSNSMLPELSLKQKLKLRLKSTAN, encoded by the coding sequence ATGAATCAAATTGAGGTAAAGCATTTTTATGATTCATTTAAAAATAAACTAATAAATGACTTTTTAGCCCCAAATATTAGAATTGAAAATGCAATCAAATTAGCTATAAAAAATATTCCAAAAAGTTCTAAATCTGTTTTAGATTTGGGGTTTGGTTTAGGGTGGAGTTCCTATGAAATAGCTAAGCATTTTCCAGAAGCCCAAATCAATGGTTTTGATATCAGCGAAGAGTTAACCAGAACAGCTAAGGACTTATTTAAAGTTTCTAACTTAAGTTATAAGTCTATGGATTTAACACAATTCTTTCCTAAAGGAAGTTTTGACGCTATTGTTTTACTTGATGTTTTTGAACATATTCCTGTTTCTGCTAGAGAGACTTTTTATGTGAATATTCAAAATTCATTAAGTGAACAAGGAAGAGTTATTCTAACTTGCCCTACTATTTTTCACCAGAATTATCTGAGAAAAAATAATCCAGCGGGGCTGCAACCAGTAGATGAAAATGTTGATTTAAATGTTATTTTGGATTTTGCCTCTAAAACAGAAACGAACTTAGCTCATTTCGAATATTTAAATATTTGGAACAGTCGAGATTATTTTTTTGCTATAATTGAACGTCCTTATAAATATCATACTAGTCATATAAATCAATATGAAAAAAAGATTAATTTACTAGATTTTTATTCTAAATATTCACTTCTGAAAGTAAGTAATTTATCAAATAGCATGCTCCCTGAGCTCAGCTTGAAACAAAAATTAAAACTTCGATTAAAATCCACTGCGAATTGA
- a CDS encoding glycosyltransferase — protein MKRLCIITPSLGKYSETFIQNQIDYLPFEKFVVTTGTGEFADKNGIPLASPSFYAKTKRILNRKIKKEDYRIQQIKLLEKFFQQNIIDHVLFQYGTTAEKAYLACVNLSIPFTVHFHGYDAYSLKYGKSYYKYILEYCSNVIVVSQHMKNQLIYLGCQADKISLIPYGSNFEIDHNLVEYKTIKRKFLAVGRFVEKKAPYITILAFAEALKINKEITLDMVGEGDLLPVCKDIVIGLGLENNIKFHGACSHDMVKRMMHETDVFIQHSKRAENGDCEGLPNSIIEALMLKKPVISTFHSGIPEIVKDSVNGFLKNEGDLIGTKDKILEAIEYDFEFPEMEYLKLENSIKRLTSVLNGQ, from the coding sequence TTGAAAAGACTCTGCATTATAACACCATCATTAGGTAAATATTCAGAAACATTCATTCAAAATCAAATAGATTATTTGCCATTCGAAAAGTTTGTTGTTACTACTGGAACAGGTGAGTTTGCAGATAAAAATGGCATACCTCTAGCTAGTCCCAGTTTTTATGCAAAGACTAAGAGAATATTAAATAGAAAAATAAAAAAAGAGGATTATAGGATTCAACAAATTAAGCTACTGGAGAAGTTTTTTCAGCAAAATATAATTGACCATGTTTTATTTCAGTATGGCACTACTGCTGAAAAAGCTTATTTGGCTTGTGTTAATTTATCCATACCATTTACAGTTCATTTTCACGGTTATGATGCATACTCTCTTAAATATGGAAAAAGCTATTATAAGTATATCTTGGAATATTGCTCAAATGTAATTGTAGTATCTCAACACATGAAGAACCAACTTATTTATTTAGGTTGTCAAGCAGATAAAATATCACTTATCCCGTATGGGAGCAATTTCGAGATTGATCATAATTTAGTTGAATATAAAACTATAAAGAGAAAGTTTTTAGCTGTTGGAAGGTTTGTTGAGAAAAAAGCTCCATATATAACTATTTTGGCGTTTGCTGAAGCGTTAAAAATAAATAAAGAAATAACCTTAGATATGGTTGGCGAAGGTGATTTACTCCCTGTTTGCAAAGACATTGTGATTGGATTAGGGTTGGAAAACAATATAAAGTTTCATGGGGCTTGTAGTCACGATATGGTTAAAAGGATGATGCATGAAACCGATGTTTTTATTCAACATTCCAAGAGAGCTGAAAATGGTGATTGTGAAGGATTGCCAAATTCAATTATTGAAGCTTTAATGTTAAAAAAGCCAGTTATTTCAACATTTCATTCTGGCATACCTGAAATTGTAAAAGATAGTGTGAATGGATTTTTAAAGAATGAAGGAGACTTAATAGGGACCAAAGATAAAATATTAGAAGCAATTGAATATGATTTTGAATTTCCTGAAATGGAATATTTAAAATTAGAGAATAGCATTAAGAGATTGACATCAGTTTTAAATGGGCAGTAA
- a CDS encoding glycosyltransferase family 2 protein → MGSKIEPVLSIIMPAYNAEKYISEAIESIINQTYTNWELLICDDNSTDKTYEIAKSFMDERIKLFKNPVNKKKPKTTNWLFTKSKGEIITIHDADDISHPLRFEKQINQILKSPNYFCGCDMQYIKENGKLLNRGIKKINILNRNYPRVGDATLVFYKSAIDNGVIYRDFFSNNMDYDFGLRLLKNYSYKNVNEYLYYYRNVPFSISKNHLKKDIFINPELVRYFHDQRTVNNIDSLDLNNFEDIENKTKNILIELQSDKSALERKAVGFLLNLKMNKTALRIWMVGWRKDYLNIDIYKNLLWLIRNTFLRKYD, encoded by the coding sequence ATGGGCAGTAAAATAGAACCGGTATTATCCATAATAATGCCAGCTTATAATGCAGAAAAGTATATTTCAGAAGCAATTGAATCAATTATAAATCAAACTTATACAAATTGGGAGCTATTAATATGTGATGATAATTCTACAGATAAAACTTATGAAATTGCAAAAAGTTTTATGGATGAAAGGATAAAACTATTTAAAAATCCTGTAAATAAAAAAAAACCGAAAACGACTAATTGGTTATTTACTAAATCTAAAGGAGAAATCATCACAATACATGATGCCGATGATATTTCGCATCCACTAAGATTTGAGAAACAAATAAACCAAATTTTAAAATCACCAAATTATTTCTGTGGCTGCGATATGCAGTACATCAAAGAAAATGGCAAATTATTAAATAGAGGCATAAAAAAAATAAATATTTTAAATAGAAATTATCCAAGAGTTGGAGATGCAACTTTAGTTTTTTATAAATCTGCAATTGATAATGGTGTTATTTATAGAGATTTTTTTTCAAATAATATGGATTACGATTTTGGATTAAGATTATTAAAAAATTATAGTTATAAAAATGTAAATGAGTATTTGTATTACTACAGGAATGTCCCATTTTCTATAAGTAAGAATCATTTAAAAAAAGATATTTTTATAAATCCAGAACTTGTTAGGTATTTTCATGATCAAAGAACAGTCAATAATATTGATTCATTAGATTTAAATAATTTTGAGGATATTGAAAACAAAACAAAAAATATTCTAATAGAACTTCAGTCTGACAAATCAGCCTTGGAACGTAAGGCTGTAGGGTTTTTATTAAATCTTAAGATGAATAAAACAGCCCTTCGAATTTGGATGGTAGGCTGGAGAAAAGACTACTTGAACATTGATATTTATAAGAATTTATTGTGGCTCATTAGGAACACATTTCTAAGGAAATATGATTGA
- a CDS encoding glycosyltransferase family 2 protein encodes MPVYNAERYLEQAIQSLINQTFQNWKLHVCDDASHDNSWELIKRFEKLDSRIQIYRNEANKGKVKTVNDLLKYCNSKYLTVHDADDWSEPDRFEYQVSFLEGNHDFYLCGTSFYEHNRRNKEIIHQPTNYSLIKEKLPKTSQFHGPTIVFKQEIINEIGGFYRYFKWGEDIDFCARVVEKYKATNIDRPLYNYRVHANSLTNNINQLSLERFIGPKIRIFLANQRITEGSDFLMRGEDYLLEKYVDKLLSNVNYGQVYREFSNYLYHKGFKRKAILAALKSIINTPSFSNFKNLLVLSIK; translated from the coding sequence ATGCCAGTTTATAATGCTGAAAGATATTTGGAGCAAGCAATCCAGTCACTTATCAATCAAACTTTTCAAAATTGGAAATTACATGTTTGTGATGATGCGAGCCATGACAATAGTTGGGAGCTAATAAAAAGATTTGAAAAACTTGATTCTCGAATTCAAATTTATCGAAATGAAGCGAATAAAGGGAAAGTAAAAACAGTAAATGATTTACTCAAATATTGTAACAGTAAATATTTAACGGTTCATGATGCTGATGATTGGTCAGAGCCAGATCGATTTGAATATCAAGTTTCTTTTTTAGAGGGTAATCATGATTTTTATCTTTGTGGGACTTCATTTTATGAGCATAATAGAAGAAATAAAGAAATTATTCACCAACCCACGAATTATTCTTTAATAAAAGAAAAGTTGCCAAAAACAAGTCAATTTCACGGACCAACAATTGTTTTCAAACAAGAAATAATAAATGAGATTGGGGGTTTTTATAGATACTTTAAATGGGGAGAAGATATTGATTTTTGTGCCAGAGTTGTTGAAAAATATAAGGCGACAAATATTGACCGTCCTTTATATAATTATAGAGTTCATGCAAATTCACTCACTAACAATATAAATCAATTATCACTTGAAAGATTTATTGGTCCAAAGATCCGAATATTCTTAGCAAATCAAAGAATAACAGAAGGTTCTGATTTTTTAATGCGAGGAGAAGATTATTTATTAGAAAAATATGTAGACAAACTTCTTAGTAACGTAAATTATGGACAAGTCTATAGGGAATTTAGTAATTATCTTTATCATAAGGGTTTCAAAAGAAAAGCAATCTTAGCAGCTCTAAAGAGTATAATTAATACTCCTTCTTTCTCAAATTTTAAAAATCTATTAGTATTATCCATTAAATGA
- a CDS encoding sulfotransferase family protein yields the protein MNLEDNILWFKSLRKFNYLNVLKFAKIYFNPIIIVGCGRSGTSLLLSIISSHSNVFGFNKETEVLMHEIKYGKLLTLINNFRKLLPYTGKIPIKKSAMYWCEKSPRNIRFIKSILQTYPNVKIIHIVRDGRAVITSKHPLTKNYWLSKERWIYDVNKGLKYKNDPNIMTIKYEDLINQTKNASIQLCEFLNIPFDEKMLNYDQHSDVKNMHSFHGGAVNKIYKDALLKWKNPEHEKLIAEAYSDKSFLDLLKKLNYI from the coding sequence ATGAATTTAGAAGATAATATTTTATGGTTTAAATCATTAAGAAAATTCAACTACTTAAATGTATTGAAATTTGCTAAAATATATTTCAACCCAATTATTATAGTAGGGTGTGGTCGGTCTGGCACTTCCCTTTTATTATCCATAATATCTTCCCATTCAAATGTATTTGGTTTTAATAAAGAAACCGAAGTGTTAATGCATGAAATAAAATATGGCAAATTATTAACTTTAATAAATAATTTTAGAAAATTATTACCATACACAGGCAAAATTCCTATTAAAAAATCAGCAATGTACTGGTGTGAGAAATCTCCAAGGAACATCAGGTTTATAAAAAGTATATTACAAACTTATCCTAATGTTAAAATAATTCATATTGTAAGGGATGGTAGAGCAGTAATTACATCTAAACATCCTCTCACTAAAAATTACTGGTTGAGCAAAGAGAGATGGATATATGATGTTAATAAAGGATTGAAATATAAAAACGATCCAAATATTATGACCATCAAATATGAAGATTTAATAAATCAAACAAAGAACGCAAGCATTCAACTTTGTGAATTTTTAAATATACCATTTGATGAAAAGATGTTGAATTATGATCAACATTCTGATGTGAAAAATATGCATTCTTTTCATGGTGGAGCAGTAAATAAAATTTATAAAGATGCACTATTGAAGTGGAAGAATCCCGAACACGAAAAGTTAATAGCTGAAGCCTATAGTGATAAAAGTTTTTTGGACTTACTTAAGAAATTAAATTATATCTAA
- a CDS encoding glycosyltransferase family 2 protein — MLISVLMPAYNTEKYLAEAINSILDQTHQNWELLICDDASTDKTYHIANSFEDSRITVFKNEVNLKKPKTTNWLFKQSKGQIITIHDADDLSSCDRFEKIIDKFKKDKSIYACGHEIQRISEKGKHLNLYRRKSVQFEEIQELMAHDNTDGDPSLFIKREVIENLGEIYRPYFQNNMDYDLALRIIENYKTTNITEVLSYYRNVPDSISKEVKSYKKLITQDITKFLASERKEIGLDALQRQDWSLIKAKEEEFSKPYVKDKTLHLRKMASFFMYVKMNRTAIDYMLIAIRKEPFKFENWRTIQYCLRKSIFKI, encoded by the coding sequence ATGTTAATCAGTGTTTTAATGCCGGCCTATAATACTGAAAAATATTTAGCCGAAGCTATAAATTCTATTTTAGATCAAACGCACCAAAATTGGGAATTACTAATATGTGATGATGCATCCACAGATAAAACATATCATATTGCTAATTCATTTGAAGACAGTAGAATCACGGTGTTTAAAAATGAAGTTAATTTAAAAAAACCTAAGACAACTAATTGGTTGTTTAAGCAATCTAAAGGTCAAATTATAACAATACATGATGCGGATGATTTAAGTAGCTGTGATAGATTTGAGAAAATCATAGATAAATTTAAGAAAGACAAAAGTATTTATGCTTGTGGGCATGAAATTCAAAGAATATCAGAAAAAGGAAAACATCTAAATTTATATAGAAGAAAATCTGTTCAATTTGAGGAAATACAGGAATTAATGGCTCATGATAATACGGATGGAGATCCTTCCCTCTTCATAAAAAGAGAGGTTATTGAAAATTTAGGTGAGATTTACAGACCGTATTTTCAAAATAATATGGATTACGATTTGGCACTAAGGATTATAGAAAATTACAAAACTACTAATATTACAGAAGTATTATCCTACTACAGAAATGTGCCGGATTCTATATCAAAAGAGGTAAAAAGTTACAAAAAATTAATTACCCAAGATATAACCAAATTTCTAGCTAGTGAAAGGAAAGAAATTGGTTTAGATGCGTTACAAAGGCAGGATTGGAGTCTAATAAAAGCAAAAGAAGAGGAGTTTTCCAAACCATATGTAAAGGATAAAACTCTTCATTTAAGGAAAATGGCATCTTTTTTCATGTATGTTAAGATGAATAGAACCGCTATAGATTATATGCTAATTGCAATTAGAAAAGAGCCATTTAAATTTGAAAACTGGAGAACAATTCAATATTGCCTGAGAAAATCAATATTTAAAATATGA
- a CDS encoding glycosyltransferase — MKILHITNWYPNQFNKYEAKWIKEHIDALSVKTENRVIHFELFKHERFRVIKNKTKYLSQYLIQIPFEKWFIYEVIHFSFLVYILLIKRKSKEFDVINFHIAYPMLTYWHWIKRFIKKPIVITEHWSAYHYNFGVNKNLPRIKKIFSQKLPVITVSKALANDIKQFANSDFPSFLIPNVVDENIFYPGNNTKENFYFMVSQWKSPKTPLLAMKAFINSSYVNDHQLIIGGYGSLWNEMKQYVSSNNLESKIKFVEKLNSSQIANYMRKCKAFLHPTDYETFSVVCAEAIACGAFVVAPNSGGIPEVIKSNGFLLSKNTLDAWEKAFELASFKFNSISVNQFSAKTIGDKYSKVLESLVRNKIND; from the coding sequence ATGAAAATTCTTCATATAACTAATTGGTATCCTAACCAATTTAATAAATATGAAGCTAAATGGATAAAAGAACATATTGATGCATTATCTGTAAAAACTGAAAATAGAGTTATTCATTTTGAATTATTTAAACATGAAAGGTTTAGAGTTATAAAAAATAAAACTAAATACTTATCACAATATCTAATTCAAATACCTTTTGAAAAGTGGTTTATTTATGAAGTTATTCACTTTTCTTTTTTGGTTTATATTCTTTTAATTAAGAGGAAAAGTAAAGAATTTGATGTTATAAATTTTCACATTGCCTATCCTATGCTTACTTATTGGCATTGGATTAAGCGCTTTATAAAAAAGCCAATCGTCATTACAGAACATTGGAGTGCTTATCATTATAATTTTGGGGTGAATAAAAATCTCCCAAGAATAAAAAAGATATTTAGTCAAAAATTACCAGTAATTACAGTTTCAAAAGCTTTAGCAAATGATATCAAACAATTTGCAAATTCGGATTTTCCCTCATTTTTGATACCTAATGTTGTTGACGAAAATATATTCTATCCTGGAAACAATACAAAAGAAAATTTCTATTTTATGGTGAGTCAATGGAAATCACCTAAAACTCCACTACTTGCCATGAAAGCATTTATTAACTCTTCATATGTAAATGATCACCAATTAATAATTGGTGGATATGGTTCATTATGGAATGAAATGAAACAATATGTGAGCTCAAATAATCTTGAAAGTAAAATAAAATTTGTAGAAAAGCTGAACTCTAGTCAAATCGCAAATTATATGAGAAAATGTAAAGCATTTCTTCATCCAACTGATTATGAAACTTTTTCTGTAGTATGTGCTGAGGCCATTGCTTGTGGTGCATTTGTAGTTGCTCCAAATTCAGGGGGTATTCCAGAAGTTATCAAGAGTAATGGTTTTTTATTATCGAAAAATACATTAGATGCATGGGAAAAGGCTTTTGAACTAGCGTCATTTAAATTTAACAGTATTTCTGTTAATCAATTTTCAGCAAAGACCATAGGAGACAAGTATTCAAAAGTTTTAGAATCTCTAGTTAGGAATAAAATTAATGATTAA
- a CDS encoding glycosyltransferase family 61 protein: MIKGLLIEFLVYLIDKKFTLKSINKYLYDWDYSFKETIYYNSSYTKDYNSENHNFDFSFLNKVFKLNHWVLFLPKATVFNETGVIVINGKVLCDTIYNSKGYIKKSGLIKPYFKSIIIKPKILSGIYFHLSGLFNYNFFHFLIEVLPKILDYMILRKKKPEIKLLINNRNPFIEQYLSLIGIQDSEIKYFQNNVMVQNLYYSNNKFVYEKLLDGYWNKHIYSKYYLRKMAEKFLLSNNPNLNISKIIYLSRADSNRVLINESEFMEHFNHFKIKKLVLSRMCISDQIFYFKNASLVIAIHGASLSNLIYSSNCKVIELFPKGRNSSTLYQLRQISQIGENNSHHLVEISNVDKNQNILINQDEILKVEKLMYGY, translated from the coding sequence ATGATTAAAGGGCTGTTGATTGAGTTTTTAGTTTATCTTATTGATAAAAAATTCACTTTAAAATCCATTAACAAGTATTTATATGATTGGGATTATAGTTTTAAAGAAACTATATATTATAATAGTTCCTACACTAAAGATTATAATTCAGAAAATCATAATTTCGACTTTTCATTCTTAAATAAGGTTTTTAAATTAAATCATTGGGTTCTGTTTTTACCCAAAGCAACAGTTTTTAATGAGACAGGAGTGATTGTTATAAATGGGAAAGTTCTATGTGATACAATCTATAATTCAAAAGGATATATAAAAAAATCAGGGCTTATTAAGCCTTACTTCAAATCAATCATAATTAAACCTAAAATACTTTCTGGTATTTATTTTCATCTTTCGGGATTATTTAATTACAATTTCTTTCATTTTTTAATAGAAGTCTTGCCTAAGATACTTGACTACATGATTTTGAGAAAAAAGAAACCTGAAATAAAATTGCTAATAAACAATAGAAATCCTTTTATAGAACAATACTTAAGCTTAATTGGAATACAGGATAGCGAAATTAAATATTTCCAAAATAACGTGATGGTTCAAAACTTATATTATTCTAATAATAAGTTTGTGTATGAGAAATTATTGGATGGCTATTGGAATAAACATATTTACTCAAAATACTATTTGAGAAAGATGGCTGAAAAGTTTCTATTATCTAATAACCCCAATTTAAATATTAGCAAAATAATTTACTTATCAAGAGCAGATTCAAATCGTGTTTTAATAAACGAGAGTGAATTCATGGAACATTTTAATCATTTTAAAATTAAAAAACTTGTACTAAGTAGGATGTGCATTTCCGATCAAATATTTTATTTTAAAAACGCATCTTTAGTTATTGCAATCCATGGTGCTTCATTGTCTAATTTAATTTATTCAAGTAATTGCAAAGTTATAGAGCTCTTTCCAAAAGGAAGAAATTCAAGTACCTTATATCAATTAAGGCAGATTAGTCAGATTGGAGAAAATAATTCCCACCACTTAGTTGAAATAAGTAATGTTGATAAAAATCAAAATATTTTAATCAATCAAGACGAGATACTTAAAGTAGAGAAGTTAATGTATGGCTATTAA